DNA from Salmo trutta chromosome 14, fSalTru1.1, whole genome shotgun sequence:
GAACGTAGCCGGTTTCGCCCGAACTGCAGCGCGAGCCGAGCCACCAGTGTTTGTTGCTGCGTTCCAGGATCAGAAAGCCCTCCCCGGCCCCGAAGTGGAGCGAGTTGGGCTCCGCGGATCGGAAAGCATACAGAGACCGATACATATTTATTCTGTTTTAAATCCCTTGTAATTCCTAAAAACACCGATATGACTGTTTCAGCAAATGCACAATTAGCTAGTTCAGTAAATAACTGATGTACCCAGTCTAAGGTAATTTGAAATAGATATTTACGACTTCGCGATTGATTCTCCTGCTTTCTATTTACATTGTAAAATCCAATTTGCGACTTGACCGTTTCAAGCTTGTCCCGTAAACACAGTAGGGGCGCGCACGCACCCACGCAGAATAACACACAAGCGGGCACGCCTCTTTGGTATTCAGGCGAATTCATCAATGGCAGAGCTGTCGGAGGAGGCTTCTCGTCCTATcgctctttgttgttgttgttgttttgcaaTATAATTCCAACGTATGCAAGCTTGCTTCACATGTGTATCAGATTTAGGGCCATAATTATGACTGTCCATCCTATCATGTTCCATTGGAGGACATTATTAGATTagaaatatatacttttttatgTGCTttataatgttattattattatttttttaccacATGCAAGTAATCTTCCTCCTCTGCCATTGATACAATTAATCACTGATTTCTAGAATGCATCTACACAAGACCCGTTACGTTATAAAATAACCGGATGTACCCAAACGGAAGTACCAAACGTTGTGCTACACATAATTAGTTCCCACCCTGGTTTTAATGTCTAGTTCCAACGGGCATTAGGTACTTAATTGTCAACAACATGGCTGTCACTATGTGTGCACGACTGTTTCTCCACAGATGTTCACAGGGTCTTCGGCTCAGCCCTCTGACACCACCCGCGTTCACAAGGTACAGTACTGCTGAGAAACGAGACATCTAGAGAATAGAAACGACAATGTTTTAGTGCTAACTGCTACTAGCTACACAATTTGACACATCTACCCCCTGACTGGCTACTTAGCTTTTGGTAGATGCTGATGTCAAGGTTTGCTACTTGAAATACATCCCAGGCAGAATAGACCAATTCTATGGTTATTACATCTTGCTAGGTACAGAGTGCCCCATTTTAAAATAATCTGATAAAAAATGGCTATGGCATCCCAATACATGTTTGAAGGGAAAGTCAACCCCAATATCAAAGTTTGTCAAACGTTTTTAGACATCAACTTGGTCTGATGTCCCTATCCCACGTCACCCAGTTGTAGCCACTAGCCAGGTAATGTTACAGTATGTGATGGAAAGGCAACttaatgtctctctttctcctccagcCCCTTTCTATCTCGCGCCCACaggcttggtcccagtgatgatGAGATGTACCAGCGTACCACAGTGTCTGTCATGCAAAAAGAACCAGGAGCTGGAGCAATGATCCACAGCTACAGCCCCAGAGGGTTCAACATCGATGGGAACCGTGTTTTCGGGCCATGTGCCCTGCTACCTCCAGCAATCCTCCAATGGAATGtaggaaaatgtttttttttttttacctttcctCTAATCCCCACCAGAAGTCAACCTTTTATGATGGTTCTATTTTTTTCATCTCTCTTCAGTTTACCTGCTCCCTGTAATACTGTTGAGAGTGAGATATTTAACTGGCTAAATGAGGAGTGATGATGAGTAGAATATGAGATGTAACAGTGTAATATGTGGATTGTCCTTTTGGCTGCTCATCTGTCGCCCCCTGCAGGTAGGCAGCTATAAAGACATCACTGTAGAGAGCATGGCCCTTTTCCACATGCTGGAACCTCGAATTGGTGAGATAATTCAATTATACTTTAGTCACGCCGATACGAATTATGAGGATAGACAGAAAGTCACATACTCTAATTTATGAATGTACAAACTCATGCAAGATGCTGTTAGGTTCTGGTACAAATCCGGTTGGACACCAGCGGAAGCTCAGACTAGATTTATTCCACCCAAACTGGAGGCTACAGCTGCATAGCGCCCATGCAATTCATGCAAGCATATATTTATATCTTCCGATTTGGCGGAGTCACCTCCTTGTATTTCTATCAGTCTCTGTTGGAGGGCAACAACTGAGTGATCCCCTATTGGTTTTATCATGGCCCAGCCTGAGTCCAGAACCTTCGtgggcaggggtgtgtgtgtgtgagagagagataagacTACAGTTGGAGTGTTGTTGGGATGGGCCCCCTCTTAAATAGTTGCCAGTTCATGTTTGATCGCCAGAGCTTGACTATGATGATAATTGTACGGTGTTATCACCTGAACAACTTAATGATTGTGTATGACCATGATGTGTCTCATGAATGCTTTGTATCCACAGAGGTTCTGGTCCTGGGCACAGGTGGTCGCTCAGAGCGGATTGACCCCAAAGTCCTGGCCCTCCTCAAGAGCAAAGGCATCGCTGTGGAGGTGCAGGACACGGTAGGGACACCTGGCCTCACCTGGCATCTGTCTACAGTAGAAGGATTGGGCTTGTGCAATAGATTTCAGTGTGTGAGCATTCATAGGCCGGTTCAGAATGTCCTCTTGAGATTTCTCTCAAATCAAGTTACTGTGTGCCACCACCTGGAAAGTAGCTATCCATCCATACACAGACATGGGCAGCCCCTGCCTATAGAATAAGGTGAAGGGCAGTTATAATTTAGcatttttcatctctctctctctctctgacactcatACCTTTACCTTCCTCAGCCAAACGCTTGTGcaacctttaacttcctgagCAGTGAACGGCGAGTGGTGGCGGCAGGTCTGATTCCTCCTCCAATCAGCACAGAGTTGGAGTAGCAACAACAAAAACGACAGAAGGAGGTCTCGATGGAAAAGACAAACTACTTTCACCACTGGGATGGATGATCTGGATAAATCTGTCCTCATTCAAGGGCTGAATTATGTTTTTTAGCCTTTGCAAACTTTGTGTACTTGTGTGATCTTTCCCCACAGAGGGGTAGGTTGGTTATGAAATGTGTAAATGAGAAAGAGAACAGGATTTCTGACGAGTATTGGAGGATATGATTTGGTGGGAGTGTTATTTAGTGTTTCATATATCTGTATCATGGTAAATACATAAGGCCAGCTACCAATGACGcaataaactatatatatatacacacacacaatgttttgtatttatttaattgtcAGTGAAAGCATATGAGAGTATGTGCATTGTGTATGTAATCTACCCAAGGTGACTTTCCTTCACTGGGATTAGTAAACCTCTCTAATCTCATTGTCTGTCTATCCGTTTGGCTTCCACCCCCATCTCTCTGAAGCACCTCTTTATCTGTCTCAGAATAGAACATAACGCAACTCCAGCGGCTTTGTCCTTCTTGGAGTTAATCTGTAGGGTAAGGGTATCCCTAATTACTCTGCTCTGATGCATTTAGCATCATCCATCCAGTTCTACTTCACACAAACACATGGCTATTCATTCATTCACTCGAGCACACACTAAACACAATCTCAggccacattttacatttaccaCAGTCAAATAAAGTGTGGTGTTTATTAGACAGGGTATTAAATCAACTGAGTTATTTagctttaccactctccagtcTCAATGCCGTCAGAGTACGAGAGCATCTACCACATAAAGCACATAAATGGGACTGATAGATTAGCTGTGAAGCTGGGCATTCTGGGAGATACAAGAGGTGAATCGAAGGGTTGCTtaaaaaaactgtaaaaacaaggacattttagaCAGCCACAATATAGTAGTAATGTCATATTTGCTGACGTTTTTAtacatgtgtgcatacatttttgtatggGTGGCCCGCCCTAGAGGGAATTGAACCCAGGATCCTGGTGTTGCTCTGTCAACTGAGCCACTCAAGACAAAAATGGTAGCAACTCCACTTTGTGTCGCTtagtcctcatcatcatcatcatcgccaCCACAGTCTCTGCGTAAGTCACCAAAGATGAATTCTGATCCTGTGATGCGGCGATACATATCCTTGATGTCCTCACACTCCGTCTCAAAGTGTGTCGTGGCATCATAGGAGCGAGACACAAAGATCTGAAAAAGGGAGACAGGATCACAATGAACAAAACCCGGAGACTCCACAATTAATAAAACTGGTACAAACCAATGGCCAAGAAATATGAACACATGTTTGtatattacagtgcattcagtCAGTAGCCTCAACTGGGACTCGAACCCAGATCCAGCAACTGTAATCCCAACACCTCAGCCATTACACCAAGTGAACTGAACTGAATCTCAGTGAGGACGTTAGTTGTGGGGTTGACGGTGCTACAATATATTGAAGGTATTGACCCTTACTTGACTGTTCCTTCCATCGTCAATGGGGACCATCATGTTGCTGATAGAAACAAATCTGTAGACCAATCACATTGTCTTTAGTGAACTGTTTTTGTATTATGAAATTAGCCTTGCATCATTACTATAGACAAATGGCTCTGGATGTAAAAGTCTGCAGTAGGTTGTGTGGAACTTACTTCTGCTGAATGGGCTCTAGCAGTTCTAACCCAGGCTGCACTTCCTTCTCTGGGTTACTGGTCTCTATGGTGGTGCTCACCATAGCGATATACATCCCCTCTGATGCCACATTGTGAGCGTAGGACACCATACATACATAGATATCTGAAAAACAAAGAGGGTCCATTTTTGATTCATACCAAGGCTAAAATACTGCAATCATGTTTTCCCTGTTTGATATATGGGGTCCTAGGCCTTTGTCTAACTTCTTGTGTATATCTGGTCTATTTGTGATGTCATACCTGATTTCCTGTGGACTTGTGTTTGAGGGATAATGATTTGACAGGAGTTGGCATCATGGGTGTTTTTGATTGGATGATTCAGTAAACAGATGACCCGAATGACCCGGCCCACCTTCTTCACCCGGTTGGGCACGTAGCTGGGGTCACAGATCAGCTGTTTACAGTGGAACAGCTTCACAAAGAGGAAGTGAAAGAAGATAGAAAGATTAGGTCCAACTACTAATTTACTACACTGATATTCAGCCCATGTTCCGGTTCATGCTCTACCATTTCTCATTCATTCATTCCCTCTtcaactctctcgctctctcttatcCACTCTCTACTTCACCAGCCACTCACCGCTCCCTCAGATTTCACTGCTACCACTTTGCCCTTGTCCATCACaatctcctccactcctctgttTAACATGTAGGACCCTCCATGCACTGCACTTAACCTGAGACACACAGGAATAGTAAGGGTTTACATTGCGGTCATATTCAATACCATAAAAAAAACTTGAAGTTAATGTATTTATGCATTCTTGAGTACCTTTACGAGTGTGTTTATGTTACCTGGCAAAGCCCTGGGGTAATTCCCCTAGCCCATACAGTGGATAGAGGTACGGACTGAAGTTATACCGAGCCATAGACTCAGAATACAGCTTGATCCGCCTGATGGTCTGGATGCACGGCTGGTCCAAGTAACTGTGGAGACAGGGACACAACCATtgagataggtgtgtgtgtgtccgtctttCTGACTGTCTGTGCAGTATTTGTACTGACTCATCACTGCGGTACAGAGCCATGGCGTGACCAGTGAACTCCATGATGTCTGGTCCCAGGTCGAAGTGGCGGAACAGCTCCCTCATGCTGGTCCTGTTGGGGTCCATGTCCTGGTAGGTCCGCGGGTCTCTCTCCTCAAAGTTCAGAATGAACAGAAGAAGCTTCCTGAACCTGCGCTTGTCAAACATCCCCATCAGATCTGAAACACAGCACCATGTTACAACCACTGTTTGAGACCTTGAATGATTGTATGTATTTGAAATCAAGTTAATCAATTTGTCATGTCCATGAATTTCAGTTGGCTTTGACTGTTATGTGGCAATCCTTTGTTTAGAATCAACGATTTGGAAACACAGGATTTGTAAGTTACAAATATTGTTTATTTTGATGGGTATGCTTTACCTGAAGCTAGGGCTTCTGCCTCAGTTGAAGGGACCTTGTGGACTTTACCAGCCCTGTACACATAGCTGCCCTCCACCACCTTAAAGTCCAGATACCGAGTTACCTTGGTGTACACCAGCATTTTAACTAGCTGAcctgaacaaacacacaaacacaggttaAAACAATATGAATGAACTCTGACCTTGACACACAGTTAAACATGTTCACATTCATATTAGACGTACGATGACAAGACAGATGAACATAATATTAATCATAGTCCTCACCACTGGCAAGTAGAAATTTGGGAATAAGGTCCACATTCCAGTCCCTCCCACGTCCCATTGGCTTAGCTGGACATGGAACCTGAAACCTCCTATATAGCTACAAAATACAGTCACTCTCATTAACACTATACAATAACCCTTCAGTGctttgtatgtttgtgtgtttgtgcatgcgttCATACAAACCTCTTctagggaggagatagaggcactCTCTCCACCATAGTAAGGGTTGCGGTCAATGTGAAGGACCTTCTTCCCACCCACTGACATCAAGCCAGAGAGAATACATTCCTGAGGGAGATAGAGTCAGAGCTATTCATATCcagagaaattagggttaagtgccttgctcgagGGCACATCAactgatttttcaccttgttggctctgggattcaaaccagtaactttctggttactggcccattGCTCTTAACCGCTAAGTTACCTGCACTCCAGTAGACAGGTAAATGATAATGCTAATTCCTTAGACAGCCTGCAAGGCTTTGAACGTTCCTCGAGAGCCCAGGGAtcacctgtgtgtgcgtgtgtgtgtgtgtgtgtgtgtgtgtgtgtgtgtgtgtgtgtgtgtgtgtgtgtgtgtgtgtgtgtgtgtgtgtgtgtgtgtgtgtgtgtttgcgcaactgcgtgtcagtatgtgtgtgtaggttCATTAATTCATTAACACACATTTATGACACTTGATATTATAGAAAATACACATGAAACACATAGCATTGAAGTGaagtaaaatattatattttaaaGAAATGTGATCACTAGTGGTAGGTATTATATTGAATCATTATTACTTTGTCCATGGTACCATAAATATACAATATTTtgtgaaagtctacacacaccCCTCTTCACATTTTGGGATTACATTTGATGTTTTTCCTACAGATCTATAACACCTACTCCATATTTTAAAGTGTAAGAAAGTTATAGACTATTTtccaaattaatttaaaaaaatattaatgGAGATGTCTTGATTGCTTaggtcttcacaccccagagttaatatttgggggaagcacctttggcaaccattacagctgtgaaacattttgaataagattctaccaactttacacaactcttagggcaactTGTATATATTGTTTTCGTCAAAATTGCTTCAACTCTGTAAATTTGGTTGGGAATGTGGAGTGAAttcagtgttgttgatccatttgtattttcaagtattgtggtggcagtatcatgttaagggtatgcttgtcaccggcagggactggggagtttgttaggatcaaaataaatatgaaaagaGCAAAGCCCAGGTAATAGAGTTGTATTTTTCCGCGGGAGAATTATACAAATTCaaatgccaaagacacaccagaatggctttccaagaggtgttcCAAGAGTGTTTCTGACtggtccagtctcagtcctgatttaaatctgcttgaagaatcagagacaaggtttgaatattgctgtccgtAAAAgattcccaaccaaatttactTAGCTTGAGCAATTTTCACAAAAACAATAGATGGTATGTCCACGAGCCATTTGTTCAAAGCAAGTGCTACTTTCAACATCTATACATTGTGTCATCGGCACTCACACTCCAGAAACATCCACATATGTTTTTAGTACAGGGATAGATaggtgttgggccaccacaagcaTATACTCTACTGTCTATTGGACTATTGAAGGGATGCGATACCATTCTTCCACTAGAAATTCCACAATTTGGTGttatgttgatggtggtggaaacgctgtctcaggcgccgctccagaatctccaataagtgttcaattggattgagatttAGTGGTGCACAtgccagcctggtctcagactagacgtaacatagtaaatgtaaatcctaatctgggacactcaaattagtatgatatgttacgtttggtatggatACATAAGACAAAAGTTTACTTAAGGCAATCATTAAAGTAGGGtagttggtcggggtggatggatAGGCGTATAATgtgaacatctagcaacccaaaggttgcatgttcaaataTCAGCATGGGCTACTTTAGCACTTTAGCAACTTTGCAGCTACTTGCTACTTTTCAGCTACTTTGCAACCACTTagtatgttagctaacccttcccctaaccctaacattaaccctttaacctaacattaaccctaacattaacacctaacccctagcctagctaacgttagccaccataaattggaatttgtaacatatatgtTTTGCAGATTTTTAACATTTTGTACGAATTGAAATtggtaacatattgtatgaaatggacgatggacatccacaaattaatacataccacacGAAACATACCATACTAATTGGAGTGTAAAGGATtcacatttactatgttatgtctacccctgagtccaggttgcctTTGAGACCACTCTTTCAAAGTTACTGAGATCTCTtattctagccatggtagccaaaatggGCCACTGGGCATTTTTAGACattaccctaagcatgatgggatgttaattgctcaTCGAAATCAGAAAACCACAcatgtggaagcacctgctttcaatgtaCTTTGTATACCCAATTTAcatgtgtttcctttattttgggagTTACCTGTATGTTGCCCAAGGAGTTGTGCAAGGTTGGTAGAATCTtgtttcactttgaaaatgtgaagtCGGTTGTGTAGATTGTaggatacttaaaaaaaaatcatttttagatttaattttaaggcagcaaatgtgaagactgtgcaaggggtgtgtagactttcactagtgACTGTATATAAGAATTCTGttctatcacaggaggttggtggcatcttaattggggaggacaggctggtgGTAATGGCTGgtgcggaataagtggaatggtatcaaatacatcaaacacgtggtttgatgccattccatttgcgctgttccagccattattatgagctgtcctcccctcaacagcctccactgtgtTCTATGTACCTCATCTCTAAATTCTCTGACTTCCGTTTCTTTATTCTTTCATGCTGATAGAATTCACTGTTTCTTCTATACTCAAATTCTGACAAAAACCTGGCAAGTACAGTCCATGATACAGTAATCAATGATACACATTAACACCATGAAAAACATTaatcttttttttaaaatttCCCTACATATGAATAAATTGCCACGCGTACGATTGTAAGTGTTTTTATAGTATTAAGTCTTTATGGTATCTTTATTGGGTAGTTCAGAGAGCAGAACTAAATATGTGTGAGGGAATGTGAGTTTCTCTTACCTTCAGTCCTGTACCCAACACTATGATATCAAACTCCTGCATGGTGACTGATCAGTGCCCAGGGCCAAGTCCCTCTGCTACTACTGAGCACCAGTATGGTTaagtatggctgtgtgtgtgattcACTCTCTCCATCTACACCTCATTATCATGTCTTCCCCGTCATGATAATCCTCTCAAGCGTCACAGACACGAAAAGTAATTAGACAGGCACTGAACtttatctctgtgtgtctcaaTAACAAATCACCAAAATCAATGGAATCATGTTGAAATTTAAATCATATTCCATGACTTATGCCCAAACCTGTTATTTAATATCATTTCTTGCCACAAACTGTAAGGGTTgcggaactggtggcagtgaagtcagacacaggagagcagaaataggtaatagccggagcagttaaATTACAAAACCCACTGCAATACAAAAATAacctacatgggtacaaaacccgacgcgcaccagtaacatagagtacaagcacttacaaacaaacaaacaattccacacaaggacatggggggaacaggggttaaatacacaacaattaatgagggaaatggaaaccaggtgtgtaagaaaacaagacaaaacaaatggaaaatgaaaagtggatcgacgatggctagaagacctgtgatgccgaccgccgaacaccgcctgaacaaggagaggaaacgacttcggtggaagtcgtgacagtacccccccttgacgcgcggctccagccgcgcgccgacacaggcctcgaggacgacccggagggcgaggtgcagggcgatccggacggagacggtggaactcccgcagcattgaaggatccaacacgtcctccaccggaacccagcatctctcctctggaccgtacccctcccagtccacgaggtactgaaggcccttCACCCGAtgtctcgaatccagtatggatcgaacggagtacgccggggccccctcgatgtccagagggggtcggaggaacctcccgcacctcagactcctggagcgggccagccaccaccggcctgaggagagacacatggaacgaggggttaatacggtaatctgggggaagttgtaacctgtaactcacctcgttcagtctcctcaggactttaaatggccccacaaaccgcggacccagcttccggcagggcaggcggaggggcaggtttcgggtcgaccagctggtcgaaggtaagGGTGGTGTCCGTGCAGGCCAACTCTCGACGGACGTCCTGGcgcaaactgcagcgatagtggtcgatcagggccctgtcgtttcATCCTGCTCcaaaggccagggtccgaaagtccaaagcgaactcctgtgcgctcctcgtcccctgccgtAGGTGGaaaagacgttcacccgccgctctgccctcgggtgggtGGTCAAAGACTGCCCAGAAACGatgggtgaactcctcaaagtgGTCCAGCACCGCATCTCCTTCAATCCACATGGTGTTGGCCCACTTcagggctttccccgagaggcatgagacgagggcggacaccctctcacggccgaaggagccgggtggaagGTTGCCAGGTATAAATCCAACTGCAGCAGGAATCCCTGGCAACGGGCAGACATCCCATCGTAGGGTGAGGCAGTAAGGGTGAGGCGAATCCCACTGGAACCGGGTGCAGGGGGAGTGAGTAGTGGAGGCCCCTGTTGTGCTGAGGGAGGCGCTGGGGGAACTCCCTGTCACTCCCAGCGGTCCATGAtttggacaacgcggtccatggcggtgccgagATGGTGGATCATCGTCTCTTGCTCCAGGACGCGCTACTTGACCTGACTCCGGCacctgctgtcacgtcctggccagtataagggttaattagtattgtagtttggtcaggacgtggcagagggtatttgttttatgtggttcagggtggtgtgtttgtttaaagggtgtttgatttagtatttccggggttttggtttatggtctaggtttatgtatgtctatgtggaatctagtgagtgtatctctatgggtgattaattggggttgggactctcaattgaaggcaggtgttttctctttgcctttgattgagagtcccatatattggggtgtgtttgtgtttgtcattcgtgggtgattgttctgtgtttcgccttgtgccttaccagactgtttttgttgatcgttcgtgttttgttatttttgtacgttcattttgaaagtaaataaacatccagatgagcatacacatacctgttgcgttttggtcctccatcaccaacgacaaccgtgacacctgctcctgctgactcatATGGCGGGTGTGGAATTCTGTAAGGGTTGcagaactggtggcagtgaagtcagacgcaggagagcagaaataggtaatagccggagcagtttaattacaAAACCCACTGCAATACAAAAATAacctacatgggtacaaaacctgacgcgcaccagtaacatagagtacaagcacttacaaacaaacaattccacacaaggacatgggggggacagagggttaaatacacaacaattaatgagggaaatggaaaccaggtgtgtaagaaaacaagacaaaacaaatggaaaatgaaaagtggatcgacgatggcaaGAAGACCAGCGACGCCGACCGccaaacaccgcccgaacaaggaaaggaaacgacttcggtggaagtccaACAATTTTTTAAATAACTGAATATACTCTGTTCTGCAGCTtaacagtaacatacagtaaaaaacacaacaacaaaaaatatatccGTTTCTTATGAAAGCTGAAGAACGTTCAAGTCAAAATATAAAAAATCACCTGTGTTCCTTTTGTGGAGACACAAACTGTAAAAAcgcagactgactgagcagaggttacgatctggcagtgtggaagtggcagggctgagtatttgtagaggtcttgattaagCCCGACCAGGCTTATCTGGGTGTGAGGTATAGAAAGCACTTAAGAGGGAGGGGTCCAGAATATGATGGCAGAGAACCCAGCAGGGCTCCTCGGGCCTGTATCCTTCCCAGTCCACCAGATACTGCCAGGAGCGACCCTGACGGTGCACGTCCAGAAGCTGCCAGACGGTATAGGCAGGATGGTCATCGATGTGCCGAGTGAAGGAGCTTctgcaggaggagacagcggaCTGGAACTGACAGGTTTGATCAGGGATACATGGAAGGTAGGGTGGATCTTGAGAGAGG
Protein-coding regions in this window:
- the zgc:112334 gene encoding rab GDP dissociation inhibitor beta isoform X1 — its product is MQEFDIIVLGTGLKECILSGLMSVGGKKVLHIDRNPYYGGESASISSLEELYRRFQVPCPAKPMGRGRDWNVDLIPKFLLASGQLVKMLVYTKVTRYLDFKVVEGSYVYRAGKVHKVPSTEAEALASDLMGMFDKRRFRKLLLFILNFEERDPRTYQDMDPNRTSMRELFRHFDLGPDIMEFTGHAMALYRSDDYLDQPCIQTIRRIKLYSESMARYNFSPYLYPLYGLGELPQGFARLSAVHGGSYMLNRGVEEIVMDKGKVVAVKSEGALFHCKQLICDPSYVPNRVKKVGRVIRVICLLNHPIKNTHDANSCQIIIPQTQVHRKSDIYVCMVSYAHNVASEGMYIAMVSTTIETSNPEKEVQPGLELLEPIQQKFVSISNMMVPIDDGRNSQIFVSRSYDATTHFETECEDIKDMYRRITGSEFIFGDLRRDCGGDDDDDED
- the zgc:112334 gene encoding rab GDP dissociation inhibitor beta isoform X2, with translation MSVGGKKVLHIDRNPYYGGESASISSLEELYRRFQVPCPAKPMGRGRDWNVDLIPKFLLASGQLVKMLVYTKVTRYLDFKVVEGSYVYRAGKVHKVPSTEAEALASDLMGMFDKRRFRKLLLFILNFEERDPRTYQDMDPNRTSMRELFRHFDLGPDIMEFTGHAMALYRSDDYLDQPCIQTIRRIKLYSESMARYNFSPYLYPLYGLGELPQGFARLSAVHGGSYMLNRGVEEIVMDKGKVVAVKSEGALFHCKQLICDPSYVPNRVKKVGRVIRVICLLNHPIKNTHDANSCQIIIPQTQVHRKSDIYVCMVSYAHNVASEGMYIAMVSTTIETSNPEKEVQPGLELLEPIQQKFVSISNMMVPIDDGRNSQIFVSRSYDATTHFETECEDIKDMYRRITGSEFIFGDLRRDCGGDDDDDED
- the ndufaf3 gene encoding NADH dehydrogenase [ubiquinone] 1 alpha subcomplex assembly factor 3, whose protein sequence is MAVTMCARLFLHRCSQGLRLSPLTPPAFTSPFLSRAHRLGPSDDEMYQRTTVSVMQKEPGAGAMIHSYSPRGFNIDGNRVFGPCALLPPAILQWNVGSYKDITVESMALFHMLEPRIEVLVLGTGGRSERIDPKVLALLKSKGIAVEVQDTPNACATFNFLSSERRVVAAGLIPPPISTELE